One genomic region from Syngnathus typhle isolate RoL2023-S1 ecotype Sweden linkage group LG17, RoL_Styp_1.0, whole genome shotgun sequence encodes:
- the cbx7a gene encoding chromobox homolog 7a, with product MELSSIGDQVFAVESITKKRVRKGNVEYLLKWQGWPPKYSTWEPEDNILDPRLVLAYEENQQKLRALAYRKKGLRPRSLVLRNIFAMDLRSAHKAPDKPRLRLSLTRAMSTDVDHVERGSAHSRKVTRRRRRSKQLASKRSRSNIAVGGKKGQDWEDTSEEDKQESESNTEERRADSLYGHSECSSPPHILERQDLELDVEESVTKMWLEPRDTSAETVVCDQSKDSAAGLQDGGEDAVTNDNRSDGDTGEEEEALLGPESPDMYLRNDPSPEGAGGDAACHNQNVTAATAAQSKHPGKVIMTEVTINSLTVTFKEATEAEGFFKDW from the exons ATGGAGCTGTCATCCATTGGAGACCAAGTGTTCGCAGTGGAGTCCATCACAAAGAAGAGAGTGCGAAAG GGTAATGTGGAGTACCTGCTTAAGTGGCAAGGATGGCCTCCAAA GTACAGCACTTGGGAGCCGGAGGACAACATTTTGGACCCTCGTCTGGTCCTGGCCTATGAGGAGAA TCAGCAGAAGCTAAGAGCTCTGGCCTATCGCAAGAAAGGGCTCAGACCCAGAAGCCTCGTCCTGCGG AACATCTTTGCCATGGACCTCCGGAGCGCACACAAGGCCCCCGACAAGCCCCGGCTCCGCCTCTCGCTCACCCGCGCTATGAGCACCGACGTGGACCATGTCGAGCGTGGATCCGCGCACTCTCGCAAagtgacgaggaggaggaggaggagcaagcAGCTGGCGTCCAAGAGGAGCCGCTCCAACATAGCCGTCGGGGGCAAGAAAGGGCAGGACTGGGAAGACACCAGCGAAGAAGACAAGCAAGAGTCCGAAAGCAACACAGAGGAGAGACGGGCAGACAGCTTATATG GTCATTCCGAATGCAGCTCGCCTCCCCACATACTGGAGCGGCAAGATCTAGAGTTGGACGTGGAGGAGAGCGTCACCAAAATGTGGTTGGAGCCGCGAGACACAAGTGCGGAAACAGTCGTGTGTGACCAATCAAAGGACAGCGCCGCGGGGCTCCAAGATGGAGGAGAGGATGCGGTTACCAATGACAACAGGTCAGACGGTGACacgggagaggaggaggaggcgctgTTGGGGCCAGAGAGTCCCGACATGTACCTGAGAAATGACCCGAGTCCGGAGGGAGCGGGCGGAGATGCGGCTTGCCACAATCAGAACGTTACCGCGGCCACAGCCGCTCAATCAAAGCATCCTGGGAAGGTGATCATGACCGAGGTGACCATCAATTCTCTGACGGTGACTTTTAAAGAGGCCACGGAAGCGGAGGGCTTCTTTAAGGACTGGTAG
- the slc17a7a gene encoding solute carrier family 17 member 7a has translation MEVRPDRFKAVAAKTLGRINRLIDKQQLNGETIELSAEGRPELVQEKELPVVDCTCFGLPRRYIIAILSGLGFCISFGIRCNLGVAIVSMVNDHTVYKGNKEVLVAAQFTWDPETVGMIHGSFFWGYIVTQIPGGFICQKFAANRVFGFAIVATSTLNMLIPSAARCHYSCVILVRICQGLVEGVSYPACHGIWAKWAPPLERSRLATTAFCGSYAGAVVAMPLAGILVQYTGWPSVFYVYGSFGIFWYLFWVLVSYESPAAHPTITPEERKYIEEAIGESASFLNPLHKFKTPWRHFFTSMPVYAIIVANFCRSWTFYLLLISQPAYFEEVFGFEISKVGMVSALPHLVMTIIVPVGGQLADYLRTHNLMTTTNVRKLMNCGGFGMEATLLLVVGYSHTKGIAISFLVLAVGFSGFAISGFNVNHLDIAPRYASILMGISNGVGTLSGMVCPLIVGAMTKHKTRDEWQYVFLIASLVHYGGVVFYGLFASGEKQPWADIEDTSQEKCGIMDEDELANETEELYRTGAGQYGAMSQQQVVGSNGGGGAAGGGAGWVSDWDKSEEYVQPPGRNSYKCSGVEELKVT, from the exons ATGGAGGTCCGACCTGACAGATTCAAAGCGGTCGCGGCCAAAACTCTCGGCAGAATTAACAG GTTGATTGACAAGCAGCAGCTCAATGGAGAAACCATCGAGCTGTCCGCCGAGGGCCGTCCCGAGCTGGTTCAGGAGAAGGAGCTGCCGGTGGTGGACTGCACCTGCTTCGGCTTACCCAGACGCTACATCATCGCCATCTTGTCCGGCCTGGGCTTCTGCATCTCTTTCGGCATCCGCTGCAATCTGGGCGTGGCCATTGTGAGCATGGTCAACGACCACACCGTCTACAAAGGCAACAAGGAAGTGCTCGTG GCTGCGCAGTTCACTTGGGATCCAGAGACGGTGGGCATGATCCACGGCTCCTTCTTCTGGGGCTACATTGTCACGCAGATCCCCGGAGGTTTTATATGTCAGAAATTTGCAGCCAACAG AGTGTTCGGCTTTGCCATCGTGGCCACGTCCACCCTCAACATGCTGATCCCATCTGCCGCTCGCTGCCATTACAGCTGCGTCATACTGGTCAGAATATGTCAAGGCCTTGTTGAG GGCGTGTCGTACCCGGCTTGCCACGGCATTTGGGCGAAGTGGGCTCCTCCGCTGGAGAGAAGTCGATTAGCCACCACGGCCTTTTGCG GATCGTACGCCGGGGCTGTCGTGGCCATGCCTTTAGCTGGGATACTGGTGCAATACACTGGGTGGCCTTCTGTATTCTACGTCTATG GCAGCTTTGGAATATTCTGGTACTTGTTCTGGGTCCTGGTGTCCTACGAGAGTCCAGCTGCCCATCCCACCATCACACCAGAGGAGAGGAAGTACATCGAAGAAGCCATTGGAGAGTCGGCGTCGTTTCTCAACCCACTTCAC AAATTTAAGACGCCCTGGAGACATTTCTTCACCTCCATGCCTGTCTACGCCATCATTGTGGCCAACTTCTGCAGGAGCTGGACCTTCTACCTGCTCCTCATTAGCCAGCCGGCCTACTTCGAAGAAGTCTTTGGCTTTGAGATCAGCAAG GTGGGCATGGTGTCAGCTTTGCCCCATCTAGTAATGACCATCATCGTTCCAGTGGGAGGCCAGCTGGCGGACTACCTTCGAACCCACAACCtgatgaccaccaccaacgtcaGGAAACTCATGAACTGTGGAG GTTTTGGTATGGAGGCCACCCTCCTACTAGTGGTGGGATATTCTCACACAAAAGGCATCGCCATCTCCTTCCTGGTGCTTGCCGTTGGCTTTAGCGGCTTTGCTATCTCAG GTTTTAACGTCAATCACTTGGACATTGCTCCTCGATACGCCAGCATATTGATGGGCATTTCAAACGGGGTGGGAACATTGTCCGGAATGGTGTGTCCTCTTATCGTGGGAGCCATGACCAAACATAAG ACACGCGACGAGTGGCAGTACGTCTTCCTTATAGCGTCGCTGGTTCACTATGGAGGAGTTGTTTTCTACG GACTCTTTGCATCTGGAGAAAAGCAACCCTGGGCCGACATCGAAGACACCAGCCAGGAGAAGTGCGGCATCATGGACGAAGACGAGCTGGCCAACGAGACGGAGGAGCTCTACCGCACCGGCGCCGGCCAATACGGGGCCATGAGCCAACAGCAGGTGGTCGGTTCAAACGGAGGAGGCGGGGCCGCAGGAGGCGGGGCCGGATGGGTGTCGGACTGGGATAAATCGGAAGAGTACGTGCAGCCGCCTGGACGCAACTCGTACAAGTGCAGCGGAGTCGAGGAGCTGAAGGTGACGTAG
- the slc6a16a gene encoding sodium-dependent neutral amino acid transporter B(0)AT2 has product MTEKATLNEDEDGAWLTESQSQVALSSDANQAGDGDRPAWDSKIQYVLAQVGFSVGLGNVWRFPYLCHQNGGGAFMLLYVFLLAVVGVPLFFMELAAGQSIRQGSIGVWKHISPKLAGIGYSSCLVCFYVALYYNVIIAWSLFYMGNSFQYPLPWENCPIDEATNDTVRECAESSATSYFWFRKALNITNSIEESGEFNSVMTGCLLAAWTIVSLAMIKGIKSSAKVMYFSSVFPYVVLFIFLIRGVTLDGAIEGITYMFYPRLEIWGNMQVWRQAATQVFFALGLGYGSVIAYSSYNPVQNNCHRDALMVSAINFMTSVLASLVVFVILGFRAKNIAKDCVAENVGLLSNTWIQEDHHGWPRFNVSEPTSVSVSDYREWYGHYGSSMGLNVTDCNLEEEMKKGVEGTGLAFIAFTEVMALFPASPFWSALFFLMLLNLGMSTMFGTMQGILTPLMDNFQLLGRHRTLLTVCSCALGFLLGLLFTQRSGNYFVAMFDDYSATLPLVIVVIFETISVSWVYGTDRFLDDIEDMLKWRPPVVYKYLWKYVCLLAMIGLLAASLLRMVFKGPTYTAWNESTASEMTLEYPSWALAMIVLLIVFASLPVPIGYIYSTLQNRRLLGADLVEGDGKEVNRDLYVKCSSVEQLDFNSHQAATEEDAVCPRTAFLPVGSEHYHLLPQQEDEEEDGEEQDTGV; this is encoded by the exons ATG ACAGAGAAAGCCACGCTGAATGAAGACGAGGACGGCGCATGGCTGACTGAGAGTCAGTCTCAAGTGGCCCTCAGTTCCGACGCCAACCAAGCCGGCGATGGAGACAGGCCAGCCTGGGATTCCAAGATCCAGTACGTGTTGGCCCAGGTGGGCTTTAGTGTTGGCTTGGGGAACGTGTGGAGGTTCCCCTATCTGTGCCATCAGAACGGTGGCG GGGCCTTTATGCTGTTGTATGTTTTTCTTCTGGCTGTGGTTGGCGTTCCCCTCTTCTTCATGGAGTTGGCGGCCGGACAGAGCATCCGGCAAGGAAGCATCGGCGTGTGGAAGCACATTTCCCCCAAACTGGCCGGCATCGGCTACTCCAGCTGCTTG GTTTGTTTTTACGTGGCTCTGTACTACAATGTGATTATTGCATGGAGCCTTTTCTACATGGGCAACTCCTTCCAGTATCCTCTCCCGTGGGAGAACTGTCCCATCGATGAGGCCACTAATGACACAG TGAGAGAATGCGCAGAGAGTTCGGCCACATCCTATTTCTGGTTTCGGAAAGCTCTGAACATCACAAATTCCATCGAGGAATCGGGAGAGTTTAATTCCGTCATGACGGGCTGCTTATTGGCCGCGTGGACCATCGTCTCCTTGGCCATGATTAAAGGCATCAAGTCGTCTGCAAAG GTGATGTACTTCTCCTCGGTCTTTCCCTATGTGGTGCTCTTCATTTTCCTCATCAGAGGCGTGACATTGGATGGAGCAATAGAAGGAATCACGTATATGTTTTATCCCAGG ctgGAGATTTGGGGGAACATGCAAGTATGGCGGCAGGCTGCTACTCAAGTGTTTTTTGCCCTGGGGTTGGGCTACGGCTCCGTCATTGCGTATTCCTCCTACAATCCGGTCCAAAATAACTGCCACAGAGACGCTCTGATGGTGTCGGCCATCAACTTCATGACGTCCGTCCTGGCCTCgctggttgtttttgtcatcctGGGTTTCCGGGCCAAGAACATCGCCAAGGACTGCGTGGCTGA aaacgtTGGCCTCCTAAGCAACACGTGGATCCAGGAGGACCATCACGGCTGGCCGAGGTTCAACGTGAGCGAGCCGACCTCCGTGTCTGTATCGGACTACAGAGAGTGGTACGGCCACTATGGATCCTCCATGGGTCTCAACGTTACCGACTGCAATCTGGAGGAGGAGATGAAAAAG GGAGTGGAAGGCACAGGCTTGGCTTTCATCGCGTTCACTGAGGTGATGGCTCTGTTCCCAGCCAGTCCCTTTTGGTCAGCGCTATTCTTCCTCATGCTGCTCAACTTGGGCATGAGCACCATGTTTGGGACCATGCAGGGAATTCTCACGCCTCTCATGGACAATTTCCAGCTGCTGGGACGCCACCGCACCTTACTCACTG tgtgcAGCTGTGCTTTGGGATTCCTGCTAGGACTTCTGTTCACTCAGAGATCGGGGAACTACTTTGTGGCCATGTTTGACGACTACTCGGCCACGCTGCCTTTAGTCATTGTTGTCATCTTTGAAACCATCAGCGTCTCCTGGGTTTATGGCACTGATCG CTTCCTTGACGATATTGAAGACATGCTGAAATGGCGCCCTCCAGTGGTGTACAAATATCTTTGGAAATATGTGTGTTTACTGGCCATGATTGGTCTTCTGGCTGCCAGTTTATTGAGAATGGTCTTCAAAGGGCCCACATACACCGCCTGGAATGAAAGCACG GCCTCTGAGATGACTTTGGAATACCCGAGCTGGGCTCTGGCTATGATCGTGCTCCTCATCGTCTTTGCCAGCCTGCCGGTACCCATCGGATACATATATTCGACACTGCAGAACCGCAGGCTTCTTGGCGCCGACCTCGTGGAGGGCGATGGCAAGGAGGTCAACCGTGACTTATACGTCAAGTGCAGTTCCGTCGAACAGCTGGATTTCAACTCCCACCAAGCGGCCACAGAAGAAGACGCCGTCTGTCCCAGGACGGCGTTCCTGCCGGTGGGCAGCGAACACTACCACCTCTTGCCCCagcaggaggacgaggaggaggacgggGAGGAGCAGGACACTGGAGTGTGA
- the zgc:55558 gene encoding GTPase KRas, producing MTEYKLVVVGAGGVGKSALTIQLIQNHFVDEYDPTIEDSYRKQVVIDGETCLLDILDTAGQEEYSAMRDQYMRTGEGFLCVYAINNIKSFEDVHLYREQINRVKDSDSVPMVLVGNKSDLSSRSVETRQAQELARSYGVPFVETSAKTRQGVEEAFYSLVREIRRYKETNRSNKKSKKNTPRRCMIL from the exons ATGACCGAGTACAAGCTTGTGGTGGTTGGTGCAGGAGGCGTGGGGAAGAGCGCTCTTACCATCCAGCTCATCCAGAATCACTTTGTGGATGAATACGATCCAACCATCGAG GACTCGTACAGGAAGCAGGTGGTGATCGATGGAGAGACGTGTCTGTTGGACATCCTGGACACCGCGGGCCAGGAGGAGTACAGCGCCATGAGGGACCAATACATGAGGACGGGCGAAGGTTTCCTCTGCGTCTACGCCATCAACAATATCAAGTCATTTGAGGACGTTCACCTATACAG AGAGCAGATCAACAGAGTGAAGGACAGCGATAGCGTTCCCATGGTGCTGGTGGGCAACAAAAGTGACTTGAGCTCACGCTCTGTGGAAACGCGGCAAGCGCAGGAACTGGCCCGAAGCTACGGCGTGCCCTTCGTCGAGACCTCGGCCAAAACCAGACAG GGAGTGGAGGAAGCATTCTATTCACTAGTAAGAGAGATCAGAAGATACAAGGAGACCAACCGCAGCAACAAGAAGAGCAAGAAGAACACTCCGAGGCGTTGCATGATATTATAG